The sequence below is a genomic window from Pseudomonadota bacterium.
TGATAAATATCAGGTGCTCATGCTTAGCACATCACCTATAAACGTAATCCAGACTGTTAAAAAACCCGTGAATACCCCGGAAGACGTAAAAGGATTAAAACTGAGGGGCACAGGAAGACTTGGTGATATTGTAAAAGCCTTCGGCGGCACTCCAATTCCTGTTTCTACACCCGAAATGTATGATTCGCTCAAAAAAGGTGTCATTGAAGGCGCATTGCTCCCACTTGAAACATTGAAAGGTTTTAAAACAGGTGAAGTAATGAGATACTCCACTGCATCTTGGAGGGTAGGGAGTGCATATTGTTTCTACGTGGTCATGAATAAGGATAAATGGAAAAGTCTTCCTCCCGACGCACAAAAAACCATTACCGAGTTTTCCAAAGAGTTTACTGAACGCTGGACTGTTGAGTGGAATAATATAGACATTGAAGGCAGAGAATACTTTCTCAAACAGGGCGGCAAAATCATATATCTCAACGAAGCAGAAAATGCTAAATGGATAAAAGCAGCTCAACCTGTTATCGAAGACTATAAGAAAGATCTGACTTCCAAGGATTACAAGGCTGCCGAAGTTGACGGCTGGATAAAATTTACAAAAGAGCGCATTGAATACTGGACAAAACAGGAAAAGGTTAAGAAAATTCCTACTGCTTATCAGTATTAACTTGTGCTTAAAAACATAAAAGAGGAAATTCTATGAAGGAGTCTATTTTAGACGGAAAAAAGATTTTGGTAGTTGATGATGAGCCCGATGTTCTCGAGATTTTAAATGTCGAAATAATGGAAGCCTGCCCAAATTGTTCCGTTGACCAGGCTGATACTTATGAGAAAGCGATAAACAAACTCGAATCCACCCACTACGATGTGGTAATACTCGATATCATGGGGGTACGTGGTTTTGACCTTCTTGAAATTGCCATAAAAAAGAATATGAAGGCAGTGATGCTCACCGCACATGTCATAAGCGCCGAAGCCCTTAAGCGTTCCCACGAAATGGGTGCCCGAGCGTATCTCCCCAAGCAAACACTCGGCGAAGTTGTACCGTTCATAGAGGATGTACTCAATTACAAATTCGAACCCGGATGGAAAAGACTTTTTGAAAAATTACATGGATTCTTCACCGAAAAATTCGAGACAGACTGGGAACAGAAAACAGGCCTGAACTGGAAGGAATGGTAAGGGCCATCATACTGGGTGGTTGCGGATTATGGATTTTGCCCTTAAGAAAAATAGGTCAACGTCGATAAGCCTTATGTATGTAGCATGACACAACCATGAGTGTTTAAGACAACACCAGATTATTAAAACAAAGGAGGATAAAGAATGTTTAAACTGGGTAGGTATTTTGTTCTGGCAGTATTTTGTTTTTGTCTTCTTTTTTCACAGGCACAGGCAAGGGATTTGAAGGTGAGCCTTCCTTTACTGCCCCCGATGGTAGAGTCAAAGGATAAGGGCATTCTGGTAGACCTTCTCAAGGCAATGGCCGAGGAATACAAGGACGGGAAGATCACCTGGGATGTGTTTCCTTTTGTGCGATCGATAGATAACGTGGAGAAAGGAAGGGCAGATTTTCATATGCCTTTAATAACGCCGAAAGACCCTGGTAAGCTCCAGTTTCAATTCTCCTCTGAAGACATATACAAGGTCTTATTCATTCTTGTCACAAACAAGAACAACAAAGACATCAACCTCACGAATCTATCAAAGTACAAGGTGGAGACCGACCAGGGGAATAAGAACGTCCTCGATGGCGAAATTCCCAATATAACCGGCTCACCCAGCATCGAATCGAGCCTCCAGAAGTTGGATATGGGCAGAATAGATGCCTGGATTTTCTCAATGGGCGCAACCGACAAGACAATGAAGAAGCTTGCCCTGAAGAGCCTCAAGAGATGGGAATACGGGAAATATGACGTGAAGGCGGTACTGCCCCTCGGAGAGAAAGGAAAAGAGGTGGATAAGATATTTTCCGAACTCGTCAAGAAGCTAAAAGCGAGCGGAAAGTACCAGAAGATCATGGGGCCCATGCTTGATCAGAAGTTTGATCCGTGGCAGCCATAGACGCGGCGTTATAAATTCAGAATTTGACAGAACCGGGTCTTCCGGTCAGGAAGACCCGGCAAAGAAAAAAACAAAAGGGTCTATCCTTAATCTAATAAAAACACTTAAACTTTCCTGGCCTCACGACGGTTTGCTCAGGACAATTCGACACCGTTGCAAATGGCATATCCGAGTTAAATACATTCTTTCTTCCAGAAGTTAATACTGCGTGGCTTTTACCTGCGGCACAAACTCCTTCCTGAAGTCCACAACTGGCATGTTTTTCTTAACTATGAAGATTTCACCGAGCGTACCTCGGCTATTACGTTCATTCAGTTCACTTCGCCACCAAGCCCAAGAACTGGGTGATATTTAGCCGCCTCCTATGGGAGGGAACAAGGCCAGCGTATCACCCTCGGAAAGCTTTGTTTCTAAACTGCTGTGACAACCGTTGATAAAGATGAGGGCGACCTCTGTTGCGGGAATGCTGGCCTTGTCGATAATTTCTCCTACCGTTACTTCATCAGGAAGTTCAAACACCTTCACATCGAACCGGTTTTCCCGGAATGTTGCAAATAATTTGACAGTTACATGCATATCGGTCATTCCAAAAGTATCATTTTGTCTGCCCCATGACAATGTTTCATTGAAATCTATCTCTATCATCAATGCGGATTGTTATATATTCACCATTGCCGTAAGTACTTTTTATGGATAAATCACGGGGGGCAATAATATTATCTCCAAGATACGCAGCATGTATTTCTTTCCAGAAAGCTTCCCTCTGTTCCTGAAGGAAGCCGATGATGGCAGAACAGCCCATGATAATGCCCTTCCTGAGAAAAACAGGACCCAGTTCCTCCATGAGAAGGTTAAAAAGTTTGATGGTGATAGTTCCTTGCCGCGCGTCAACAGACATGTCTTTTTTGCGATAGGTAATGGAATTTCTCAGACATGCGTAAAAACCACCCCTTCTCAACGTAGCGCCAACAAGACCCGGAAGGGCCGAGGAAAATGCCACAACGGAATAGTCATTCAGAATGGTCCGAGAGATGTCATCGACACACTGTCTATCAAGGAAAACCGTACTTATCTTTTCTTCCACGAACGATTTTTTTAATGATAACTGCCGGAAAAGAAGGTCCTCAATGCTTTTCCCTACCTGACATCGGAAGAAAAAGCCGCCCTGAAAGATAGGCCGAAAATAGGGAAATAATGCTTCTCCTGCCTCGATGCGCACACCGGGGCAATTTTCAAGGACCGCCCGTGTTTTGTTTTTCATCCTCTTCATAAATGGCAAT
It includes:
- a CDS encoding TRAP transporter substrate-binding protein translates to HMNSVIMGKFCEELNKKLTGKVEITQYTGSTLLSADKMAAGVLTGIADIGLSNLSYARGRFPVMEMMELPLGFPSAWIAGHVANDFYNKYKPKEFDKYQVLMLSTSPINVIQTVKKPVNTPEDVKGLKLRGTGRLGDIVKAFGGTPIPVSTPEMYDSLKKGVIEGALLPLETLKGFKTGEVMRYSTASWRVGSAYCFYVVMNKDKWKSLPPDAQKTITEFSKEFTERWTVEWNNIDIEGREYFLKQGGKIIYLNEAENAKWIKAAQPVIEDYKKDLTSKDYKAAEVDGWIKFTKERIEYWTKQEKVKKIPTAYQY
- a CDS encoding response regulator translates to MKESILDGKKILVVDDEPDVLEILNVEIMEACPNCSVDQADTYEKAINKLESTHYDVVILDIMGVRGFDLLEIAIKKNMKAVMLTAHVISAEALKRSHEMGARAYLPKQTLGEVVPFIEDVLNYKFEPGWKRLFEKLHGFFTEKFETDWEQKTGLNWKEW
- a CDS encoding ABC transporter substrate-binding protein, whose amino-acid sequence is MFKLGRYFVLAVFCFCLLFSQAQARDLKVSLPLLPPMVESKDKGILVDLLKAMAEEYKDGKITWDVFPFVRSIDNVEKGRADFHMPLITPKDPGKLQFQFSSEDIYKVLFILVTNKNNKDINLTNLSKYKVETDQGNKNVLDGEIPNITGSPSIESSLQKLDMGRIDAWIFSMGATDKTMKKLALKSLKRWEYGKYDVKAVLPLGEKGKEVDKIFSELVKKLKASGKYQKIMGPMLDQKFDPWQP
- a CDS encoding MoaD/ThiS family protein; this translates as MIEIDFNETLSWGRQNDTFGMTDMHVTVKLFATFRENRFDVKVFELPDEVTVGEIIDKASIPATEVALIFINGCHSSLETKLSEGDTLALFPPIGGG